One genomic region from Sphingobacterium multivorum encodes:
- a CDS encoding DMT family transporter gives MKYIYLFLAIAAEIFATTFLKKSAGFTLIKPTLICIVGYIIAFYFLSITLKYLPVGISYAIWSGVGIVAITLIGMFLFKQVPDTAAIIGMVLNVVGVIIINLFSKMGAH, from the coding sequence ATGAAGTACATCTATCTTTTTCTTGCCATAGCCGCTGAGATATTTGCAACCACTTTCCTAAAGAAATCTGCAGGTTTTACGCTTATAAAGCCTACCCTGATCTGTATTGTCGGTTATATCATTGCCTTCTATTTTTTAAGTATCACACTTAAATACCTGCCGGTAGGAATATCCTATGCAATTTGGTCTGGCGTTGGTATTGTAGCCATTACGCTGATTGGTATGTTCTTATTCAAACAGGTTCCCGATACAGCAGCTATTATCGGCATGGTTTTGAATGTCGTTGGCGTCATTATTATTAATCTCTTTTCAAAAATGGGCGCACATTAG
- a CDS encoding KpsF/GutQ family sugar-phosphate isomerase has protein sequence MKNNYEIKNIAIQAIQEEAKAVAALAQYIDDDFVTVVDRILNLQGRVIVTGIGKSAIIAQKIVATLNSTGTPSIFMHAADAIHGDLGIIQQNDLIIAISKSGNTPEIKVLVPFLKQTKNTLVALVGNTDSYLAKNADYILNTTVEKEACPNNLAPTSSTTAQLAMGDALAVVLQECRDFTDQDFAKYHPGGALGKKLYLRVGDLSDQNGKPSVKQQATVSDIIITITQFRLGAVAVLDDNHILGIITDGDIRRMLEKHTDLATITAADIMGKSPKIIDKNELAANALHIMRENNITQLLVSDKGNYAGVIHIQDLLKEGII, from the coding sequence GTGAAAAACAACTACGAAATAAAAAATATAGCTATTCAAGCTATTCAAGAAGAAGCCAAGGCAGTAGCTGCTTTAGCTCAATATATTGATGATGATTTTGTTACCGTTGTCGATCGTATTCTTAATCTGCAGGGCCGAGTTATTGTAACCGGGATTGGTAAAAGTGCTATTATCGCTCAAAAAATAGTTGCAACACTAAATTCGACAGGCACACCATCGATCTTTATGCATGCAGCTGATGCCATTCATGGCGATCTTGGTATCATCCAACAAAATGATTTAATTATTGCCATCTCCAAAAGTGGAAATACACCTGAGATTAAAGTACTTGTTCCCTTTTTAAAACAGACAAAGAATACGTTGGTTGCTTTGGTTGGAAATACAGATTCCTACCTCGCTAAAAATGCAGACTATATTTTAAATACTACTGTTGAGAAAGAAGCTTGTCCTAACAACCTTGCACCAACTTCAAGTACAACTGCTCAGTTAGCAATGGGTGATGCCCTTGCCGTCGTATTACAAGAGTGCCGCGATTTTACGGATCAAGATTTTGCAAAATACCATCCAGGGGGAGCATTAGGCAAAAAACTCTACTTAAGAGTCGGCGATCTATCCGATCAGAACGGCAAACCCAGTGTCAAACAACAAGCTACTGTAAGTGATATTATCATCACCATAACACAGTTTAGACTGGGCGCTGTCGCCGTGTTGGATGATAACCATATACTCGGTATCATTACAGATGGTGATATCCGTCGTATGCTGGAGAAACACACGGATTTAGCGACAATTACTGCCGCCGATATCATGGGAAAATCTCCGAAAATTATCGATAAAAATGAATTGGCCGCCAATGCGCTCCATATTATGCGTGAAAATAACATTACGCAACTATTAGTTTCCGACAAAGGGAATTACGCGGGTGTCATCCACATACAGGACCTACTGAAAGAAGGCATAATATAA
- a CDS encoding DEAD/DEAH box helicase: MSLEKLKLSKRLTATMTELGYLAPKEIQSRCISRILGGQDVIAIAPEGAGKTTTYVLSTLMKLKFTTDEAPKFLILAPNEERIDEIVEKFYQLSKNKGLRIIGLRASGSMEEEIEELVDGKDIVVATPNRARAIYLKLALNLNRIQTLIIDDAEEIIKQGMQNPVRELAESCGKVQHLIFSTVEHQKLYDMVDNYMNEDYAVIEVDELENDQVDTLDLLLYHVPNFTTKINLLNLLLQDKEVFQKVVVFVNSKLTAQKLAGSLFATNKEEIAILNPLFYDDFGYETMEDFKDNIQSRVLIIARENTNDVDLSAVPFIFQFELPNEKEEFLNHLVKNEENEETVVLTFTTDLELPMVKKIEQAVGKRMDVLELPEDLVIYNPITDKKKKSSKEEDKEDLSRGGAFHQKKESNAKTFNYGGGEKAKMTMKMKKK; the protein is encoded by the coding sequence GTGTCGTTAGAGAAACTAAAACTTAGCAAAAGATTGACTGCTACGATGACCGAACTCGGTTATCTGGCTCCAAAGGAAATTCAAAGTAGATGCATTTCCAGAATTCTTGGTGGACAGGATGTGATTGCCATCGCTCCGGAAGGTGCTGGTAAAACCACAACTTATGTGTTATCTACCTTGATGAAGTTGAAATTCACAACAGATGAAGCTCCGAAGTTTTTGATCTTGGCGCCAAATGAAGAACGTATCGACGAAATTGTTGAGAAATTCTACCAATTAAGCAAAAATAAAGGTCTTCGTATCATCGGATTGCGGGCTTCAGGCAGCATGGAAGAGGAAATCGAAGAACTAGTTGACGGCAAGGACATTGTTGTGGCAACGCCAAATCGCGCGAGAGCCATTTACCTTAAGTTGGCATTGAATCTCAACCGTATTCAGACATTAATTATCGACGACGCCGAAGAGATTATCAAACAGGGTATGCAAAATCCTGTACGCGAACTGGCAGAAAGCTGTGGCAAAGTACAACATTTAATATTTAGTACTGTCGAACATCAAAAACTTTACGACATGGTCGACAATTACATGAATGAAGATTATGCCGTTATCGAGGTTGATGAACTTGAGAATGACCAAGTGGACACCCTAGATCTATTATTATATCATGTACCTAATTTCACCACAAAGATCAATCTATTGAATCTTCTACTTCAAGATAAGGAGGTATTTCAAAAAGTAGTCGTCTTTGTAAACTCAAAACTTACAGCCCAAAAACTCGCCGGCAGTCTATTTGCTACTAATAAAGAAGAAATTGCTATCCTCAATCCATTGTTCTACGATGATTTTGGCTATGAGACGATGGAAGATTTCAAGGATAATATCCAATCTCGGGTCTTAATAATTGCACGGGAAAATACAAACGATGTTGACCTTTCCGCTGTTCCATTCATTTTTCAATTTGAGTTACCGAATGAAAAGGAAGAATTCTTAAATCATCTTGTTAAAAATGAGGAAAATGAAGAAACTGTCGTCCTTACTTTCACAACAGATCTGGAATTACCCATGGTTAAAAAAATAGAACAGGCCGTCGGTAAAAGAATGGATGTTTTGGAACTGCCTGAGGATCTTGTAATCTATAATCCCATCACCGACAAAAAGAAAAAGTCGAGCAAGGAGGAAGATAAAGAAGATCTTTCCCGAGGTGGCGCATTCCACCAAAAGAAAGAAAGCAATGCCAAAACCTTTAATTATGGCGGTGGCGAAAAGGCAAAAATGACCATGAAAATGAAAAAGAAATAA
- the kdsA gene encoding 3-deoxy-8-phosphooctulonate synthase: MINKYIPEIKNGTSQNFFLMAGPCAIEGEEIALRIAEKIVTITDKLNIPYIFKGSYRKANRSRLDSFMGIGDEKALKILEKVGKTFGVPTVTDIHESHEAEMAAAYVDVLQIPAFLCRQTDLLVAAAKTNKVVNVKKGQFLSAGSMKFAVDKIVESGNEKVFLTDRGNTFGYQDLIVDYRGIPEMRSFNVPTVMDCTHSLQQPNQTSGVTGGKPALIETIAKAAIAVGADGLFIETHPDPANAKSDGANMLHLDLLEGLMEKLVRVRQAIL; this comes from the coding sequence ATGATTAATAAATACATTCCCGAAATAAAGAATGGGACATCGCAGAATTTCTTTTTAATGGCGGGGCCATGTGCAATTGAGGGAGAGGAAATCGCTTTGCGTATTGCTGAAAAGATTGTTACAATTACAGATAAACTAAATATTCCTTACATTTTCAAGGGATCCTACCGTAAGGCCAATAGATCCCGCCTAGATTCATTTATGGGAATAGGTGATGAGAAGGCGCTGAAGATTTTAGAGAAAGTTGGGAAAACTTTTGGTGTACCTACGGTGACGGATATCCATGAGAGCCATGAGGCGGAAATGGCAGCCGCATACGTTGACGTTCTTCAAATTCCGGCATTTTTGTGCAGACAGACTGACTTATTGGTTGCGGCGGCAAAAACAAACAAGGTGGTCAATGTAAAGAAAGGTCAGTTTTTGAGCGCCGGATCTATGAAATTTGCAGTGGATAAGATCGTGGAATCTGGAAATGAGAAGGTTTTTTTAACTGATCGTGGCAATACGTTCGGCTATCAGGATCTCATTGTAGATTATCGCGGGATCCCCGAAATGCGTTCTTTTAACGTGCCCACTGTGATGGACTGCACACATTCCCTGCAACAACCGAATCAAACTTCCGGCGTAACAGGAGGGAAACCAGCATTAATTGAAACAATAGCCAAAGCTGCAATCGCGGTGGGAGCCGACGGCCTGTTTATAGAAACACATCCTGATCCGGCAAATGCGAAATCTGATGGCGCCAATATGTTACATTTGGATTTACTTGAAGGCTTGATGGAAAAACTGGTCCGAGTTAGACAAGCTATTTTATAG
- a CDS encoding SGNH/GDSL hydrolase family protein — protein sequence MFSKVALTAFLLLSFSAIKAQENYSWFSPLEDKHVEGRLENQKLSAFNRLPDELESQVRKPVWELGKNSAGFYIDFQTTSSEIKVQYQVAGGLNMPHMPTTGVSGLDLYAYDTVNKEWKWAYGNYDFSDTISYTWKNIGRNGKFNYRLYLPLYNTVKWLKIGVPNTAKLTYTHTTAAKPIVVYGTSIGQGACTSRPGLAWTNQVGRAFDHEMINLCFSGNGRLEQPILNVMNSVDAACYVLDCIPNLAISKSLTEKQLDSLLVNAVTFLRKEHPTTPIILTQHSSGSIAEVFNEDKNAEYQQSSRVMKATFEKLQSKGIRRLFLLSSQDLNLDLNSTVDYAHPNDQGMERIANAYIKLLKKILK from the coding sequence ATGTTCTCAAAAGTTGCGTTGACAGCGTTTTTGCTGTTGTCTTTTTCTGCCATCAAAGCGCAGGAGAATTATAGTTGGTTTTCTCCACTAGAAGATAAGCATGTGGAAGGTAGGCTGGAGAATCAGAAGCTTTCAGCCTTCAACAGGCTTCCGGATGAACTGGAAAGTCAAGTACGTAAACCTGTGTGGGAACTGGGGAAGAATAGTGCGGGATTCTATATTGACTTTCAAACTACTTCGTCTGAGATTAAGGTTCAATACCAGGTTGCTGGCGGTTTAAATATGCCCCATATGCCTACAACAGGTGTCAGTGGGCTGGATCTTTATGCTTATGATACTGTAAACAAGGAATGGAAATGGGCTTATGGCAATTATGATTTTTCGGATACCATTTCTTATACATGGAAGAATATAGGGCGCAATGGAAAATTTAATTACCGCTTATATCTTCCGCTATACAATACGGTTAAGTGGTTAAAGATTGGTGTGCCAAATACCGCTAAATTAACGTATACCCATACCACAGCAGCCAAACCTATTGTTGTGTATGGAACCTCGATTGGACAGGGGGCCTGCACCAGTCGCCCAGGCTTAGCTTGGACCAACCAAGTGGGACGTGCGTTCGACCATGAAATGATCAACTTATGCTTTTCTGGTAACGGTCGATTGGAACAACCGATTTTGAATGTGATGAATAGTGTAGATGCTGCCTGTTATGTGTTGGATTGTATTCCTAATCTTGCTATTTCAAAGTCGCTAACAGAAAAGCAATTGGATTCACTGTTGGTCAATGCGGTGACATTTTTAAGAAAAGAACATCCGACGACACCCATTATTTTGACACAGCATAGTTCGGGGAGCATAGCCGAAGTCTTTAATGAAGATAAAAATGCGGAATACCAGCAAAGTAGCCGTGTGATGAAGGCGACTTTTGAAAAATTACAATCAAAAGGAATACGTCGGCTTTTCTTATTGTCGAGTCAAGACCTTAATCTGGATCTGAATTCGACCGTTGACTACGCTCATCCAAATGATCAAGGTATGGAAAGAATCGCAAATGCGTATATTAAATTGTTGAAGAAAATTCTCAAGTAA
- a CDS encoding DUF1573 domain-containing protein — MKKYITILAVIISFIGFSSMQTGQGEFKFEKETHDFGKIPAGTPVSYNFKFSNTGSEPIIISNVVPTCGCSVAEFTKTPIKPGDSGTIKVTYNAAAKAPFTKSFTVQSNTKTPVKTLYIKGIVE; from the coding sequence ATGAAAAAGTATATAACAATCTTAGCAGTGATCATTTCCTTTATTGGTTTTTCTTCGATGCAAACAGGACAAGGGGAATTTAAATTCGAAAAAGAGACACATGATTTTGGCAAAATTCCGGCCGGTACACCCGTTTCGTATAATTTTAAGTTTTCAAACACAGGCAGTGAGCCAATTATCATTTCCAATGTTGTACCAACCTGCGGATGTTCTGTAGCGGAATTTACGAAAACGCCAATTAAACCAGGCGACAGTGGTACGATTAAAGTGACTTACAATGCCGCAGCAAAAGCGCCCTTCACAAAGAGCTTCACGGTGCAGTCCAATACTAAGACTCCTGTAAAAACGCTATACATTAAGGGTATTGTAGAATAA
- a CDS encoding tetratricopeptide repeat-containing sensor histidine kinase yields MGHIQNFWRSVLIFFIFLSACCTVFAQEQLQELKKSYYSLPLGSRERFVLTGKYAQALYFNNEKALASQLLNDNIQLARNYPDKQYYAYLNCIAAMNSFNDHAFEKSRYYLEHAKSVLPIVNDNGIKGYVHYCDGWVMTRQNKEDEAVSQFHKAISFLEKAPQTEANIARKLAVYKELTAIYANQRNYDFQEKYTTLLLETAKEGKNINSLFDAYMQAGYLFEEEYRSNNTDRNLLSKAEHHYLEAYHLVKDNEKNLVNPTDLAYVSVNLANLYHEFYPDNSGKKAISYAKQALDIAAETGQYAITIPAYGILADESFKAGHREEGKKYLQQALYNLQREPHYDYQVGLSLFSRLAEVSVEEGKYEEAFNYQKSYIDVFEKAFNSDKLDKTKQLELKFERELQNQKLMRLRLEGEKKEQQIKLMKALNDRQHQLVENLKLNELNRTQQLKVLQLERDKKEQDLQLSQLENEQRLQELDVSKKQIAFKSRMNSIYIWLFVSCLVVIVLLFYAYWQRSKALKQKEYLHELEMEKNNQQHAIKNLTAMLAGEEKERTRLARDLHDGLGGLLSSTKMGLSAINKNVLEQESMKEGIDRSIELLDGAVDELRRLAHNLMPDLIVKYGLKETLRDYANRMSQSTCQVECEFLQFESTLSTEQEISLYRIIQELVNNALKHANAANILIQLSSHNKRLHITIEDDGKGFDMESVDLQHSAGMHNVRSRLSFLHGEMKVVSEKGGGTTIELELPMI; encoded by the coding sequence ATGGGGCATATTCAAAATTTTTGGAGATCGGTACTGATATTTTTTATCTTTTTAAGCGCCTGTTGTACTGTTTTTGCCCAAGAACAACTGCAGGAGTTAAAAAAATCGTATTACAGTCTTCCATTAGGGAGCAGGGAGCGTTTTGTACTAACTGGAAAATATGCACAGGCTTTATATTTTAATAATGAGAAAGCGCTGGCTAGTCAATTGCTTAATGATAATATTCAGTTGGCCAGAAATTATCCTGACAAGCAATATTATGCCTATTTGAATTGTATTGCTGCCATGAACAGTTTTAACGATCATGCATTTGAAAAATCACGTTATTATTTAGAACATGCTAAATCTGTACTCCCCATAGTTAACGATAATGGAATAAAGGGGTATGTTCATTATTGTGATGGGTGGGTTATGACACGACAGAATAAAGAGGATGAGGCTGTTTCCCAATTCCATAAAGCAATTTCATTTTTGGAGAAGGCGCCACAGACTGAGGCAAATATCGCCCGAAAATTGGCTGTTTATAAGGAGCTTACAGCGATCTATGCAAACCAGCGTAACTATGATTTCCAGGAGAAGTATACAACACTTTTGCTGGAAACGGCTAAGGAAGGAAAAAATATCAATAGTTTATTTGATGCCTATATGCAAGCCGGTTATTTATTTGAGGAGGAGTATAGATCAAATAATACCGATCGCAATTTATTGAGTAAAGCCGAGCATCATTACCTTGAGGCCTATCATTTGGTTAAAGATAATGAGAAGAATTTGGTTAATCCGACTGATCTAGCGTATGTTTCTGTTAATTTAGCGAATCTGTACCATGAGTTTTATCCGGACAATAGCGGTAAAAAAGCAATATCATATGCGAAACAGGCCTTAGATATTGCAGCAGAAACGGGGCAATATGCTATTACTATACCTGCTTACGGTATCCTCGCTGATGAATCTTTCAAAGCGGGGCATCGAGAGGAAGGAAAAAAATATCTGCAACAGGCACTATACAATCTTCAAAGAGAGCCCCATTACGATTATCAAGTCGGGTTAAGCCTATTTAGCAGGCTGGCTGAAGTAAGCGTTGAAGAAGGTAAATATGAAGAGGCTTTCAATTATCAAAAAAGCTATATAGATGTATTTGAAAAAGCATTTAATTCGGATAAACTGGACAAGACCAAACAACTGGAGCTGAAGTTTGAGCGAGAATTACAAAACCAGAAATTAATGCGGCTTCGACTGGAGGGAGAAAAAAAGGAACAACAAATAAAGTTGATGAAAGCTTTGAACGATAGACAACATCAACTGGTGGAGAATTTGAAATTAAATGAACTCAATCGAACACAACAGCTCAAGGTACTCCAACTTGAACGGGATAAAAAGGAACAGGATTTGCAATTAAGCCAACTAGAAAATGAACAGCGCTTGCAAGAACTTGATGTGTCAAAAAAGCAAATTGCCTTTAAATCACGAATGAATTCAATTTATATCTGGTTGTTTGTCAGTTGTTTGGTTGTTATTGTTTTGCTGTTTTATGCATATTGGCAACGTTCAAAGGCCTTGAAACAGAAGGAGTATTTGCATGAGCTGGAGATGGAAAAGAATAATCAACAACATGCCATTAAAAACCTGACTGCAATGTTGGCGGGGGAAGAGAAAGAGCGTACCCGTCTTGCTCGCGACCTGCATGATGGATTAGGAGGTTTGCTGTCAAGTACCAAAATGGGATTATCAGCCATCAATAAAAATGTATTGGAGCAGGAATCCATGAAAGAAGGTATCGATCGAAGTATTGAGTTGCTGGATGGGGCTGTAGATGAACTTCGCCGACTTGCACATAATCTTATGCCAGATTTAATTGTAAAATATGGTTTGAAAGAAACTTTAAGAGACTATGCAAACCGAATGAGTCAATCGACATGTCAAGTAGAATGTGAATTTTTACAATTTGAATCAACCTTAAGCACGGAACAGGAAATTTCTTTGTACAGAATTATTCAAGAATTGGTGAATAACGCGTTGAAACATGCTAATGCGGCCAACATTTTAATACAGCTTTCTTCACATAATAAACGTTTACATATTACTATTGAAGATGATGGCAAGGGTTTTGATATGGAAAGTGTCGATTTGCAGCATTCTGCGGGAATGCATAATGTGCGATCAAGACTTTCGTTTCTACATGGGGAAATGAAGGTTGTGTCGGAGAAAGGAGGGGGTACAACCATAGAATTGGAATTACCCATGATTTAA
- the recQ gene encoding DNA helicase RecQ has protein sequence MEIEKSLFDNLQDFFGFDTFKGDQEAIITSILQRRDTFVIMPTGGGKSICYQLPALMSEGTAIVISPLIALMKNQVDQLRAFGGEDSIAHFLNSSLNKSEITKVKDDVIAGKTKLLYVAPESLAKQDNLEFLHQITVSFVAVDEAHCISEWGHDFRPEYRKIRQVINEIGADIPIIALTATATPKVQSDIRKNLQMTDAVLFKSSFNRSNLYYEVRPKKDVVKEIVRFIKTKSGKTGIVYCLSRKKVEEISEVLNLNGIKALPYHAGLDAKTRADTQDKFLMEDVEVIVATIAFGMGIDKPDVRYVIHHDIPKSMEGYYQETGRAGRDGGDGYCLAFYSEKDVEKLTKFMKDKPVAEREIGTQILKEVIDYSESAVCRRKQILHYFGENFDEQGCNNMCDNCRSEKEYFEAEDALKDVLGFIQEQGEKFDDHHVMNVMIGQNNQPVSAYKHDEHRLFGKGKDKGVIYWKSLLRQAVLDNFIEKDIDHYGLLKLTAIGRHYLDNPYQLKFVLNRPIEGGDTANSEDTGHGTGALDTVLLGMLKDLRKKIAKSKSLPPFVIFQDPSLEEMCTHYPIAIDELKQIQGVGNGKAIKFGAPFIALIKDYVEENEIDRPVDLVIKSTANKSALKVSIIQNIDRKIALDDIASAKGITYEEILKEIETIVNAGTKININYFIDEIIDEDRQDEVYDYFKTAETDSINDALKELGGDDYSYEDLQLMRIKFLSELGN, from the coding sequence ATGGAAATAGAAAAATCACTTTTCGACAATTTACAAGATTTTTTTGGTTTTGATACTTTTAAGGGGGATCAAGAGGCAATTATAACCAGTATTCTTCAACGGAGAGACACGTTTGTAATTATGCCGACCGGAGGGGGGAAATCAATTTGCTATCAACTTCCTGCACTCATGAGTGAGGGGACTGCAATTGTTATTTCGCCGTTGATTGCTTTAATGAAAAACCAAGTAGATCAGCTTCGTGCATTCGGTGGCGAAGATAGTATCGCTCATTTTTTAAATTCGTCATTGAATAAGAGCGAAATTACGAAGGTTAAGGATGATGTAATCGCCGGGAAGACCAAATTGCTGTATGTCGCTCCAGAATCTCTGGCGAAGCAAGATAATTTGGAATTCTTACACCAAATCACCGTGTCGTTTGTGGCGGTTGACGAAGCACACTGTATTTCCGAATGGGGACACGATTTTAGACCAGAATATCGTAAAATACGCCAGGTCATTAATGAAATAGGGGCTGATATTCCCATTATTGCGCTTACTGCGACAGCAACGCCTAAAGTTCAGTCCGACATTCGTAAAAATTTGCAGATGACTGATGCTGTTTTATTTAAGTCTTCATTTAATCGTAGCAACTTATATTACGAGGTAAGACCTAAAAAGGATGTCGTAAAAGAAATTGTTCGTTTTATCAAAACCAAATCGGGTAAGACGGGCATTGTGTATTGTTTGAGCCGTAAAAAGGTAGAAGAAATCAGTGAGGTATTGAACCTAAATGGCATCAAAGCTTTACCTTACCACGCGGGTTTAGACGCCAAAACAAGAGCTGATACACAGGATAAATTTTTGATGGAGGATGTCGAAGTAATTGTGGCTACAATTGCTTTTGGTATGGGAATAGACAAACCTGATGTTCGCTACGTGATTCACCATGATATTCCTAAATCCATGGAGGGATACTATCAGGAAACTGGACGTGCGGGACGTGATGGGGGCGATGGTTATTGCTTGGCTTTTTATTCAGAAAAAGATGTCGAAAAGCTGACCAAGTTCATGAAAGATAAACCTGTGGCCGAACGTGAGATTGGTACACAGATTTTAAAAGAAGTTATTGATTATTCGGAGTCTGCAGTATGTCGTCGTAAACAGATCCTTCATTATTTTGGAGAAAATTTTGACGAGCAGGGCTGTAATAATATGTGCGATAACTGCCGTTCGGAAAAAGAATATTTTGAGGCCGAAGATGCATTAAAAGATGTATTGGGCTTTATTCAGGAGCAGGGTGAAAAATTTGATGACCACCACGTGATGAATGTTATGATCGGTCAGAATAACCAACCTGTATCCGCTTATAAACATGACGAACATCGTCTTTTCGGAAAGGGCAAAGATAAAGGTGTTATCTATTGGAAATCCTTGCTGAGGCAGGCAGTGCTTGATAACTTTATCGAAAAAGATATTGATCATTATGGCCTTTTAAAATTGACAGCTATTGGCCGCCATTATTTGGATAATCCTTATCAGCTAAAATTTGTGCTGAACCGTCCAATTGAAGGGGGAGATACCGCAAATTCGGAAGATACTGGCCACGGCACAGGAGCCTTAGATACCGTGTTGTTGGGTATGCTTAAAGATCTACGCAAGAAAATTGCAAAAAGCAAGTCGTTGCCACCGTTCGTCATTTTTCAAGATCCTTCGCTGGAGGAAATGTGTACACATTATCCAATTGCCATCGATGAATTAAAACAGATTCAAGGAGTAGGGAATGGGAAAGCGATTAAATTTGGCGCACCGTTTATTGCCTTGATTAAAGACTACGTTGAGGAAAACGAAATCGACAGACCTGTAGATCTTGTCATTAAAAGTACAGCTAATAAATCGGCATTAAAGGTATCTATTATTCAAAATATTGATCGTAAAATTGCCTTGGATGATATTGCTTCCGCTAAGGGGATAACTTATGAGGAAATATTGAAGGAAATCGAGACGATTGTAAACGCAGGTACAAAAATCAATATCAATTATTTTATTGACGAGATTATTGATGAAGATCGTCAGGATGAAGTATATGACTATTTTAAGACAGCTGAGACTGATTCAATTAATGATGCGCTTAAAGAACTTGGAGGAGATGATTATAGTTACGAAGATCTTCAATTGATGCGAATCAAATTTTTATCAGAGCTTGGTAATTAA
- a CDS encoding pyridoxal phosphate-dependent aminotransferase gives MPVISEKGLNMPASPIRKLTPYADQAKKEGKKIYHLNIGQPDIQTPEVMLNALKNIQFKVWAYTPSEGTASYRNKLAEYYNKLNYNIEPTDILVTNGGSEAIMIAMQACLNEGEEIIIPEPFYANYNGFACSSDVVIKPIMSYIESGFALPSIAEFEKVITAKTKAICICNPNNPTGYLYSKEELEALRELCLKYDLYLFSDEAYREFCYDGRAFISPMHLEGLENNVVIFDTVSKRYSACGARIGCIITKNKELYQTALKFAQARLSPSLEGQIAGEAAVDTPDSYFEAVSKEYTARRDTLVKGLNAIEGVYSPNPGGAFYVVAKLPIDNADKFCQWMLEEFSYNNETVMMAPATGFYSTEGAGVNEVRLAYVLNQDDLKNALVCLEKALQVYPGRTN, from the coding sequence ATGCCAGTAATATCAGAAAAAGGGCTAAATATGCCTGCGTCGCCTATTAGAAAGTTGACGCCATATGCTGATCAAGCAAAAAAAGAAGGTAAAAAGATATATCACCTCAATATCGGACAACCTGATATCCAAACACCTGAAGTGATGCTTAATGCTTTGAAAAATATACAGTTCAAAGTGTGGGCCTACACACCTTCTGAAGGTACAGCCTCTTACCGAAACAAGTTAGCAGAATATTATAATAAGCTAAATTATAATATCGAGCCGACAGATATATTAGTAACAAATGGTGGTTCGGAAGCGATTATGATCGCTATGCAAGCCTGTTTGAATGAAGGCGAAGAGATCATCATTCCAGAGCCATTTTATGCGAATTACAATGGTTTTGCTTGTTCCTCCGATGTGGTAATCAAACCAATCATGTCCTATATTGAAAGTGGATTTGCATTACCTTCTATCGCCGAATTTGAAAAGGTAATTACCGCTAAAACCAAAGCAATCTGCATCTGTAATCCAAATAACCCTACGGGTTATCTTTATTCCAAAGAAGAACTCGAAGCTCTTCGTGAACTTTGTCTAAAATATGATCTTTACCTTTTCTCAGATGAGGCCTATCGTGAGTTTTGTTACGATGGCAGAGCGTTTATCTCACCAATGCATTTAGAAGGTCTCGAAAATAATGTCGTTATTTTTGATACAGTATCAAAACGCTACTCCGCTTGTGGTGCGCGTATTGGATGTATCATTACCAAAAATAAAGAACTATATCAGACAGCACTGAAATTTGCACAAGCGCGCTTAAGTCCATCCTTAGAAGGACAAATAGCGGGTGAAGCTGCTGTTGATACACCAGACAGTTACTTCGAGGCGGTATCCAAAGAATATACAGCAAGAAGAGATACCCTCGTAAAAGGACTCAATGCCATTGAAGGAGTTTACTCTCCTAACCCGGGTGGCGCATTTTACGTCGTCGCCAAATTACCCATTGACAATGCAGATAAATTCTGTCAATGGATGTTGGAAGAGTTCTCTTACAATAACGAAACAGTTATGATGGCTCCAGCTACGGGCTTTTATAGTACGGAGGGTGCTGGAGTAAATGAAGTCCGCCTGGCCTATGTACTGAATCAGGATGATCTTAAAAATGCTTTAGTTTGCCTGGAGAAAGCACTCCAAGTGTATCCGGGACGCACAAATTAA